The following coding sequences lie in one Cyanobacterium sp. Dongsha4 genomic window:
- a CDS encoding CHAT domain-containing protein: protein MWKKSHLLISLLSLIFAGNLPTAQAQEIKIDGNTATIVTRDGNQITIDGNTLSRDGKNLFHSFQEFGLTPQQIATFLTNPNIQNILTRVTGGNPSYIQGLIEVTGGNSNLFLMNPAGIVFGEGASLNVPADFTATTATGIGFANGMFNAVGDNDYQNLTGNPNSFIFNTNKPGSIINAGDLAVAEGQNLTLIGSNVINTGTIETPNGKINIQAVEGTSRIKITPEGSLLSLEVDIPVDEQGNLLGFTPQDLPSLLTGAKNSGVVTDGVALNPNTKNVEVSEIVIPNESGLNIVSGELSTSSQDLGGEITLLGHKVAVIDAQISASGVNGGGEIKIGGDFQGSGTIPNASLTVINSDSKIEANAFDKGDGGEVIIWSDGDTYFTGVIEAKGFLNGGFVEVSGKDNLVFNGKVDTSAVNGNLGTLLLDPENIIISNDPSNPNDPLIPPTVDGSLPEITINDFIGQDITINATVLGSQTANIILEANNDIDINADINVINTDVDFTARANRSIRVNNGADIITNGGNITLNSDRDGLNGGSIDIQGVNIDGILDLSVINANGGDIVLGGGISPLTTPAVGVANQGINPNDRNSGIYLQDASLITDATGNISLRGTGQAGTGNSNIGIHLVGQTTLQTVDGNINLVGTAEASGELNHGIGITSPDILNDRVIVEATGLGNIELVGIHEGNGVNSNVGILTGGDDSANLTRIISNLGTIALNGLTDASSNTSRGISIQANSQVNSIGGGNINVNAHSINNNDAVGVFDNGAIITAGLTTFDTLSLNNGNGGTTIFPIGSEKDISINSNFLSDFASVTLNNGRNVAINDANDVIFNEFSIVGDLTVNATNTSIFNGVNANSLTTGESGTTQLNGDVTTALDQIYNNPVALQADVNLRGNDISFNSTINSLNSIPRTLSITTFDVTGDVNDIGDISFGNGIGDDRVGAIFPLSSLTTTAEGEGVSNLNINLDSIAGNNINSIVAQVDLVYNNPVVLRRNTAINANNNVTFNAYIDSFDIPYDLSVTAGNNINYGNGLGEDRIGAVIGLNNFNSSAQDIFININLAGLEENVFSINTLGDQNYTTVANGETIFLLNDTTINANNLNVDSSIQVDSNVINPVSLTINATGNVIIVGETADVNTFPVGIDLALPNTSGDVTINAGGNIDINGFVQTTSQFNGVFTLDAGDVSLSSTNNGNVFVGAIATSGVNTSGLVSLSGNNVLTGAIITSLAGVASGEGGTINLNGTNNYVLGEIRGQSLIVDGDLGLSNFTVLNVPIPTDVPFLAVSNITTTGNQTYNGNVFIDDNVVFTGDNTSFNGGVDSFDLNINITENTTSTEVINAFSTGIQNRQGATPQNVGINSNIVNLGDGTGDDRIGAVAGLGSLIVENGQTNVNINTPADGNSINTIGDQVYNDPVILQRDTVINTNNLDALVIKVADDSPNIASLRINANDSVTITGEENNQTNIKLGLSTARIGGQPAGDISVNASGNIDIDGIVNTTGINQLPPTFASEAGDISITSTNGDVVIGAIASYGTVSSGAVNITGNNVDLGFIVSNKPDITPQPLPETLGGIITIDGTAITIRGEVTGESLTTNGNLTLINNSNPLIIQGQSFFGDSTIKTIGNQDYNGNVTLADNQIALSGNNIDFANAVNSETGENNNLTVTANSASFNQAIGNNQPLGDLTLNVSGETQLNSVNTNSLTTDESGLTQLNGDVTTTGNQTYGDEVIVGDAIALSGNNINFANTVNSQTGENNNLTVTANNVNFGDGLGSDLIGGVASLNRLIVTSPITNININTPANNSSIRTIEGQTYTGKVNTLLDTTLTSIRGNLNFNNLEASDNRDLTLESFSSVNFLPNSQIIGNGGDLTIQNNSDRTTIIDNSINRSDLLSFNIRNLGQVEGFENIIIGTERSGRIDVNQALVIRDPLTLRASEINVNENINGNGNASVTIEGSGTTTTLNANITTQGNAITIDDNVILGDDIILSTNSARGSADIDIFGTIDGNHDLTLNANGSNIFIEGAIGSSQILNNLETNSSLLILDGNSVSTNNSQIFNSDLQIGTNISFNTPDSFRSGDINSGGSSLNISAQTITTENINTEGGDVTLNANSDIQVSTINTSNPQQGGDVEITTLGNFQATGIESGTSINTSGGSGGAVTIDLFPGNLENEIREDSRLPFIIGDASENGTAGLITNGRFTLGRGEYFITTTEGNLTLRLLNNLPSFINNTQVVQETPITPTPEIALSSPPIPIATIDQAKEILTAIEREAAEKPALIYVSFTPKGYQPQDLDAEFARREATNTQEYSRVNINQASLQPSLNIQPTDEDQLDILVVTKDEKPLRIVVPVNRKQVVETAGNLWATTSDVFALDDGYKPYASDMYDWLIKPLEKELEAREISNLLFILPTDMRFIPVAALYDKENQQFLVERYSSGLAPSLNLNDNRYRPIKDLSLLAMGASEFADDSVVPLPAARLELPSIRKVWTGETPANYQEYLNENFTLEQVRSNLNSQAFGIVHFGTHGDFNPSETDDSFLQLYDSRLNITEMRRLGLDNPLVDLMVLSACETAFGNEIAELGFAGLAVQAGVKTALGSVWQVSDTGTLALMTDFYSKLKNTTTKTEALRQAQLDMLKGKVYKTSDGNTIVTPNLDISLEDLPDTSRFPEDFSHPFYWAPFTMIGNPW from the coding sequence ATGTGGAAAAAATCTCATTTGCTTATCTCGTTACTGTCTTTAATTTTCGCTGGTAATTTACCCACTGCACAAGCCCAAGAAATTAAGATAGATGGTAACACTGCCACTATCGTCACCAGAGACGGAAATCAAATAACTATTGATGGTAATACTTTATCTAGGGATGGAAAAAATCTTTTTCACAGTTTTCAAGAATTTGGTTTAACTCCTCAACAAATCGCCACATTTTTAACCAATCCCAACATCCAAAATATTTTAACTAGAGTAACTGGAGGGAATCCTTCTTATATCCAAGGTTTAATAGAAGTAACAGGGGGTAACTCTAATCTCTTCCTGATGAATCCTGCCGGGATTGTTTTTGGGGAAGGTGCTAGTTTAAATGTACCTGCTGATTTTACCGCAACGACAGCAACGGGAATTGGTTTTGCAAACGGAATGTTTAATGCGGTGGGAGATAATGATTATCAAAATTTAACGGGAAATCCTAATAGTTTTATCTTCAATACGAATAAACCCGGTAGCATTATCAACGCAGGAGATTTGGCCGTAGCAGAAGGGCAAAATTTAACGCTCATTGGTAGTAATGTCATCAATACGGGAACAATAGAAACGCCTAACGGCAAAATTAATATACAGGCAGTTGAAGGCACATCAAGGATAAAAATAACCCCTGAAGGTAGTTTGTTGAGCTTAGAAGTTGATATACCAGTAGATGAGCAAGGAAATTTACTAGGGTTCACCCCTCAAGATTTGCCTTCTTTATTAACAGGGGCAAAAAATTCAGGAGTTGTAACCGATGGAGTTGCACTTAACCCGAACACTAAAAATGTAGAAGTTTCAGAGATTGTAATTCCGAATGAATCTGGATTAAATATCGTTTCGGGAGAGTTAAGCACTTCGTCACAAGATTTAGGGGGAGAAATTACCCTTTTAGGGCATAAAGTGGCGGTGATTGATGCTCAAATTTCCGCTAGTGGCGTTAATGGTGGTGGTGAAATAAAAATTGGGGGAGATTTTCAGGGTAGTGGCACAATTCCTAATGCTTCTTTGACAGTAATTAATTCTGATAGCAAAATCGAAGCTAATGCTTTTGACAAGGGTGATGGCGGAGAAGTAATTATTTGGTCTGATGGAGATACTTATTTTACAGGAGTTATTGAGGCTAAAGGGTTTCTTAATGGTGGTTTTGTGGAAGTTTCGGGGAAAGACAATCTCGTTTTCAATGGAAAGGTTGACACTTCCGCAGTTAATGGTAATTTAGGTACATTATTATTAGATCCTGAAAACATTATAATTTCTAATGATCCAAGTAACCCAAACGATCCTTTAATTCCGCCAACAGTTGACGGTAGTTTGCCTGAAATTACTATAAATGATTTTATAGGTCAAGACATAACGATTAATGCCACTGTTTTAGGAAGTCAAACGGCAAATATCATCCTTGAGGCAAATAATGATATAGATATTAATGCAGATATTAATGTGATTAATACTGATGTTGATTTTACCGCAAGGGCTAATCGTTCGATTCGGGTTAATAATGGTGCAGATATTATCACTAATGGGGGTAATATTACCTTAAATAGCGATCGAGATGGCTTAAATGGCGGTTCAATTGATATTCAAGGGGTAAATATTGATGGTATTTTAGACCTTTCGGTTATTAACGCTAATGGCGGAGATATAGTTCTCGGAGGGGGTATAAGTCCTTTGACAACTCCTGCTGTAGGCGTAGCGAATCAGGGGATTAATCCTAATGATAGAAACAGTGGAATCTATTTACAAGATGCAAGTTTAATTACTGATGCCACTGGTAATATTAGTTTAAGGGGAACTGGACAAGCTGGAACAGGCAATAGCAATATTGGTATTCATTTAGTTGGACAAACAACCCTTCAAACCGTAGATGGTAATATAAATCTAGTCGGCACAGCAGAAGCTAGTGGGGAACTTAATCATGGTATTGGTATTACTTCTCCAGATATATTAAATGATCGAGTTATCGTTGAAGCAACAGGCTTAGGTAATATCGAATTAGTTGGTATTCACGAGGGTAATGGAGTAAATAGTAATGTTGGTATCCTCACAGGAGGAGATGACTCGGCAAACCTAACAAGAATTATATCTAATCTGGGTACGATCGCATTAAATGGTTTAACGGATGCTTCTTCTAACACATCAAGGGGAATATCTATTCAGGCTAACTCTCAAGTTAATTCCATTGGAGGGGGAAACATTAATGTTAATGCTCATTCCATCAACAATAATGATGCTGTAGGGGTATTTGATAATGGGGCAATTATTACTGCGGGATTAACTACTTTTGACACTCTTTCTCTTAATAATGGCAATGGCGGTACAACTATTTTTCCTATAGGCAGTGAAAAAGATATTTCTATTAATTCCAATTTTTTGAGTGATTTTGCTTCTGTTACTCTTAATAATGGTAGAAATGTCGCCATTAATGATGCTAATGATGTTATTTTCAATGAATTTTCTATTGTGGGGGATTTAACTGTTAATGCGACAAACACAAGTATTTTTAATGGAGTTAATGCTAATAGTCTGACTACTGGTGAATCTGGTACAACCCAATTAAATGGTGATGTTACCACAGCGTTAGACCAAATTTATAATAATCCTGTGGCATTACAAGCAGATGTTAATTTGAGAGGTAATGATATAAGTTTTAATAGCACTATTAATTCTCTTAATTCTATACCTCGCACTTTATCGATTACAACATTTGATGTAACTGGTGATGTTAACGATATTGGTGATATTAGTTTTGGAAATGGTATCGGAGATGATAGGGTTGGAGCTATATTTCCGTTGTCAAGTTTGACTACTACGGCAGAAGGAGAAGGGGTTAGCAATCTTAATATCAATCTTGATAGTATAGCGGGGAATAATATTAATTCTATTGTGGCTCAGGTTGACCTAGTATATAACAACCCAGTGGTTTTAAGAAGAAATACGGCAATAAATGCCAATAATAATGTAACTTTCAATGCTTATATTGACTCTTTTGATATTCCTTATGATTTAAGTGTGACCGCAGGTAATAATATTAACTATGGTAACGGTTTAGGAGAAGATCGCATCGGTGCAGTTATTGGCTTAAATAATTTTAACAGTTCTGCCCAAGATATATTCATTAATATTAATCTGGCAGGATTGGAAGAAAATGTTTTTAGTATAAACACTTTAGGAGATCAGAATTATACAACAGTTGCCAATGGCGAAACTATCTTCTTATTGAACGATACGACTATTAATGCTAATAATTTGAATGTAGATAGTAGTATTCAAGTTGATTCTAATGTAATTAATCCTGTGTCTTTAACTATCAATGCTACGGGCAATGTCATCATAGTCGGTGAAACTGCCGATGTTAATACCTTTCCTGTTGGTATTGATTTGGCTTTACCTAATACTAGCGGTGATGTGACTATAAATGCAGGAGGCAATATTGATATTAATGGTTTTGTACAAACTACTTCTCAATTTAATGGTGTCTTTACTTTAGATGCAGGAGATGTGAGCCTTTCTAGTACTAACAATGGTAATGTATTCGTGGGTGCGATCGCAACTTCGGGAGTAAATACATCAGGGTTAGTAAGTTTAAGTGGAAATAATGTCTTAACAGGGGCAATTATTACTTCTTTGGCGGGGGTAGCCTCTGGAGAAGGAGGTACAATCAATCTCAATGGTACAAATAATTATGTATTAGGAGAAATACGGGGACAATCTCTCATTGTTGATGGTGATTTAGGTTTGAGTAATTTTACGGTTTTAAATGTACCAATTCCCACGGATGTACCTTTTTTAGCAGTTTCCAATATCACAACTACGGGAAATCAAACTTATAATGGCAATGTCTTTATTGACGATAACGTTGTATTTACGGGGGATAATACCAGTTTTAATGGTGGTGTCGATTCCTTTGATTTAAACATCAATATTACAGAAAATACCACTTCCACTGAAGTTATTAACGCCTTTTCTACGGGAATTCAAAACCGCCAAGGGGCAACACCTCAAAATGTTGGTATTAATAGTAATATAGTAAATCTAGGAGATGGTACAGGAGACGATCGCATCGGTGCAGTGGCAGGTTTAGGAAGTCTTATCGTTGAGAATGGACAAACTAACGTCAATATTAATACCCCAGCCGATGGAAATAGTATTAACACTATTGGGGATCAAGTCTATAATGACCCTGTAATTCTACAACGGGATACTGTAATTAACACTAATAATTTAGATGCTCTAGTTATTAAAGTGGCAGATGACTCACCTAATATAGCTTCATTAAGAATCAATGCCAATGATAGCGTAACAATTACGGGAGAAGAAAATAATCAAACTAATATCAAATTAGGTCTTTCCACCGCACGTATTGGGGGGCAACCTGCAGGGGATATTTCTGTTAACGCTTCAGGGAATATTGACATTGATGGTATAGTTAACACCACTGGCATTAATCAATTACCTCCGACTTTTGCGTCTGAAGCAGGAGATATTTCTATTACTTCCACTAACGGTGATGTAGTTATAGGTGCGATCGCATCTTATGGTACTGTTTCATCAGGTGCAGTAAACATCACAGGAAATAATGTAGATTTAGGATTTATTGTCAGTAACAAACCAGATATTACACCTCAGCCACTACCCGAAACTCTGGGAGGAATAATTACTATTGATGGCACAGCCATAACGATACGAGGAGAAGTGACGGGAGAATCTTTAACTACTAATGGGAATTTAACTTTAATTAATAATTCCAATCCTTTAATTATTCAAGGTCAATCTTTCTTTGGTGATTCTACTATTAAGACTATTGGAAATCAAGATTATAACGGCAATGTAACTCTAGCCGATAATCAAATCGCACTTTCGGGCAATAATATCGATTTTGCTAATGCGGTGAATAGTGAAACAGGAGAGAATAATAACTTAACGGTTACGGCAAATAGTGCTAGTTTTAATCAAGCCATAGGCAATAATCAACCATTAGGAGATTTAACTTTAAATGTATCGGGAGAAACTCAATTAAATTCAGTCAATACTAATAGTTTAACCACTGATGAGTCAGGTTTAACCCAGTTAAACGGGGATGTAACTACCACAGGAAATCAAACTTATGGAGATGAAGTAATAGTAGGAGATGCGATCGCACTTTCGGGTAATAATATCAATTTTGCTAATACAGTCAATAGTCAAACAGGAGAAAATAATAACTTAACCGTTACGGCTAATAATGTTAATTTTGGAGATGGCTTGGGCAGTGATTTAATTGGGGGAGTTGCCAGTTTAAATCGTTTAATTGTAACTAGCCCGATAACTAATATCAATATTAATACTCCTGCGAATAATAGCAGTATTCGTACCATAGAAGGGCAAACATATACAGGTAAGGTTAATACTTTACTTGACACAACCTTAACAAGTATAAGGGGAAATCTTAATTTTAATAATCTCGAAGCCTCTGATAATAGAGATTTAACCCTAGAGAGTTTTAGTAGTGTTAATTTTTTACCTAATAGTCAAATCATAGGTAACGGTGGCGATTTAACTATTCAAAATAACAGCGATCGCACTACTATTATAGATAACTCCATAAATAGAAGTGATTTACTATCTTTCAATATTCGTAATTTGGGACAAGTAGAAGGCTTTGAAAATATAATTATCGGTACAGAAAGAAGTGGTAGAATTGATGTTAACCAAGCTCTAGTAATTCGTGATCCTTTAACTCTCAGAGCTAGTGAAATTAACGTAAATGAGAACATTAATGGTAATGGTAACGCTTCTGTCACTATTGAAGGTTCAGGAACAACTACTACTTTAAATGCTAATATTACGACTCAGGGCAATGCTATCACTATCGATGATAATGTGATTTTGGGTGATGATATTATTCTTAGCACCAATTCGGCTCGTGGTTCAGCAGATATTGATATTTTCGGTACAATTGACGGGAATCACGATTTAACCCTCAATGCTAATGGTAGTAATATTTTCATAGAAGGTGCGATCGGCTCTTCTCAAATTCTCAATAATCTCGAAACTAATAGCAGTTTATTAATCCTTGATGGTAATTCTGTTTCTACTAATAATAGTCAAATTTTCAATAGTGACTTACAAATAGGAACAAATATTTCCTTTAATACCCCCGATTCTTTTCGTAGTGGAGACATTAACAGTGGTGGTAGTAGCCTGAATATTTCCGCTCAAACCATTACCACAGAAAATATCAACACTGAAGGAGGAGATGTAACCCTAAACGCTAACAGTGACATACAAGTTAGCACCATTAACACGTCAAACCCACAACAAGGAGGAGATGTGGAGATAACAACCCTTGGCAACTTTCAAGCCACAGGAATCGAAAGCGGTACAAGTATTAATACCAGTGGTGGAAGTGGCGGGGCTGTGACTATTGATTTATTTCCGGGGAATTTAGAAAATGAAATCAGAGAAGATAGTCGTTTACCCTTTATTATCGGTGATGCTAGTGAAAATGGTACGGCTGGACTTATTACTAATGGTCGATTTACCCTAGGGCGAGGAGAATATTTCATAACCACAACCGAAGGTAATTTAACCCTAAGACTTCTAAATAACTTACCCTCATTTATAAACAATACGCAAGTAGTTCAAGAAACTCCTATAACCCCAACTCCTGAAATTGCCCTTTCATCTCCCCCTATTCCCATTGCTACTATTGATCAAGCAAAAGAAATCTTAACCGCCATAGAAAGAGAAGCGGCGGAAAAACCTGCTTTAATTTATGTTAGTTTCACGCCAAAAGGTTATCAACCTCAAGATTTAGACGCAGAATTTGCTAGAAGAGAAGCCACCAACACTCAAGAATATAGTCGAGTCAATATTAATCAGGCTAGTTTACAACCTAGTCTTAATATACAACCAACAGATGAAGACCAATTAGATATATTAGTAGTCACCAAAGATGAAAAACCTTTAAGAATAGTCGTACCAGTTAACCGTAAACAAGTAGTTGAAACCGCAGGCAATTTATGGGCGACAACTTCCGATGTTTTTGCTCTTGATGATGGTTATAAGCCCTACGCTAGTGATATGTATGATTGGTTAATTAAACCTCTGGAAAAAGAATTAGAGGCGAGGGAAATTTCTAATCTTCTGTTTATTTTGCCAACGGATATGCGCTTTATTCCTGTTGCCGCTTTATATGATAAAGAAAATCAACAATTTTTAGTGGAAAGATATAGTAGCGGTTTAGCACCTAGTTTAAATCTGAATGATAACCGTTATCGCCCTATTAAAGATTTAAGTTTATTGGCAATGGGGGCATCAGAATTTGCTGATGATAGTGTTGTGCCTTTACCGGCCGCTCGTTTAGAATTGCCGAGTATTCGTAAGGTTTGGACAGGAGAAACCCCTGCAAATTATCAAGAATACCTCAATGAGAATTTTACTCTCGAACAAGTAAGAAGTAACTTAAATAGCCAAGCCTTTGGAATTGTTCATTTTGGTACCCATGGAGATTTTAACCCATCTGAAACAGATGACAGTTTTTTACAATTGTATGACTCTCGTTTAAATATTACGGAAATGCGTCGTTTGGGCTTGGATAATCCCTTAGTCGATTTAATGGTATTAAGTGCCTGTGAAACTGCTTTTGGTAATGAGATTGCAGAATTAGGATTTGCAGGTTTAGCGGTACAAGCAGGAGTTAAAACCGCATTGGGTAGCGTTTGGCAAGTCAGTGATACTGGTACACTTGCATTAATGACTGATTTCTATAGTAAATTAAAAAATACCACTACCAAAACAGAAGCCTTACGCCAAGCACAATTAGATATGTTGAAGGGCAAGGTTTATAAAACCAGTGATGGTAATACGATTGTTACTCCTAATTTAGATATTTCTTTAGAAGATTTACCTGATACTTCTCGTTTTCCCGAAGATTTTTCTCATCCCTTTTATTGGGCTCCTTTTACGATGATTGGTAATCCTTGGTAA
- a CDS encoding ShlB/FhaC/HecB family hemolysin secretion/activation protein, whose amino-acid sequence MDKVNLLKFFLTLNSILLLGVFLDKNIAYAQDYPNHNSFYIAQSLEEKLKISEIKVVNNTIFEEEIKGIIEPYKNSDLTLKQLEDVSNEITALYLNNGYITTRAVLENITPDNVAIIRVEEGQIEEINIEGAQRLENYVRERIGLGTQTPLNSGKLEDQLRLLKVDPLIDNIEASLRKGSGERQSILDIRVTEANPFFGTVGIDNYSPPSIGGTQMTFNLGYGNVFGLGDSFAVSYRPRLEDWTGTYNLDFNYSVPLNPMNGTLQARVSLQENTVVEGDFQELDISGESQFYEISYRQPILRNPREEFALSVGMSYRNGQTFTFQGPTPFGFGPDEDGISRTNVVSFGQDYVKREPTGAWGVRSQFRLGVGLLDVTTSSRPNDPDGYFFAWLGQVQRVQLINPDNLLIIQADLQLSDSPLLPSEQFVIGGGQSVRGYRQNVRAGDNGFRFSIEDRITLVKNDELLPVFQLAPFFDMGSVWNAPENPNFQADERFIAALGLGLIWQPIDGLNLRIDYAPPLIDLVDRGNNIQDDGLYFSLKYNF is encoded by the coding sequence ATGGATAAAGTTAATTTATTAAAGTTTTTTTTAACTCTTAATTCTATTCTATTATTGGGAGTATTTTTAGATAAAAATATAGCTTATGCTCAAGATTATCCTAATCATAATAGTTTTTACATTGCTCAAAGTTTAGAAGAAAAATTAAAAATTAGTGAGATAAAAGTCGTTAATAATACTATTTTTGAAGAAGAAATTAAAGGAATTATTGAACCTTATAAAAATAGTGATTTAACCCTAAAACAATTAGAAGATGTCAGTAATGAAATTACGGCTCTTTATCTCAACAATGGTTATATCACCACTAGGGCAGTTTTGGAAAATATTACTCCTGATAATGTAGCGATTATTCGAGTGGAAGAAGGACAAATAGAGGAAATTAATATTGAAGGGGCGCAAAGACTGGAAAATTACGTCAGAGAAAGAATTGGATTAGGTACACAAACTCCTCTTAATAGTGGTAAGTTAGAAGACCAATTGCGTTTATTAAAAGTTGATCCTTTAATCGATAATATAGAAGCTAGTTTGCGCAAGGGTAGTGGTGAAAGACAAAGTATTTTAGATATAAGGGTAACAGAAGCTAATCCCTTTTTTGGTACTGTGGGTATTGATAATTATTCTCCTCCAAGTATTGGCGGCACTCAAATGACGTTTAATTTGGGTTATGGAAATGTATTTGGTTTGGGGGATAGTTTTGCTGTTTCTTATCGCCCTCGTTTGGAGGATTGGACTGGTACATATAATCTTGATTTTAATTACTCTGTACCTCTTAACCCAATGAATGGTACTTTACAAGCAAGGGTGTCTCTTCAAGAAAATACTGTGGTAGAGGGAGATTTTCAGGAGTTAGACATTAGTGGTGAGAGTCAATTTTATGAAATTAGTTATCGTCAACCGATTTTACGTAATCCGAGAGAAGAATTTGCTCTATCTGTGGGTATGAGTTACCGTAATGGACAAACTTTTACTTTTCAAGGTCCTACTCCTTTCGGTTTTGGTCCTGATGAAGATGGTATTAGTCGCACTAATGTGGTTTCTTTTGGTCAAGATTATGTTAAACGTGAGCCAACGGGGGCTTGGGGGGTGCGATCGCAGTTTCGCTTAGGGGTAGGTTTATTAGATGTTACCACTTCGAGCCGACCAAATGATCCTGATGGTTATTTCTTTGCATGGTTAGGACAAGTACAAAGAGTACAATTAATTAACCCTGATAATTTATTAATTATTCAAGCAGATTTACAATTGAGTGACAGTCCTTTACTTCCTTCAGAGCAGTTTGTTATTGGTGGGGGGCAATCAGTGCGGGGTTATCGTCAAAACGTAAGGGCAGGGGATAATGGTTTTCGTTTTTCTATCGAAGATCGTATTACTCTTGTCAAAAATGATGAATTGCTTCCTGTGTTTCAATTAGCCCCATTTTTTGATATGGGTTCGGTGTGGAATGCCCCAGAAAATCCTAATTTTCAGGCTGATGAGCGGTTTATTGCAGCTTTGGGTTTAGGTTTGATTTGGCAACCGATAGATGGTTTAAATCTTCGTATTGATTATGCACCACCTTTAATTGATTTGGTAGATAGGGGTAATAATATTCAAGATGATGGTCTGTATTTTAGTTTGAAATATAATTTTTAA
- the aat gene encoding leucyl/phenylalanyl-tRNA--protein transferase, producing the protein MIDVPSIIQGYAHGNFLMADDKQQLGWYSSNQRALIPLDNQFRYPKSLRRVINQNRFSVAINQDFLGVCCGCAQRETTWISPELIQIYLELNKAGWAYSFETWQDGKLAGGILGIVIRGAFIGESMFYHIPDASKVAMVKLVEHLRQRNFILFDAQMQNPHLERFGSYIIDNRKYMGLLAKALEASCDFI; encoded by the coding sequence ATGATCGATGTTCCCTCCATCATTCAGGGATATGCCCACGGTAATTTTTTAATGGCGGATGATAAACAACAACTAGGATGGTATTCTAGCAATCAAAGAGCCTTAATCCCTCTTGATAATCAATTTCGCTATCCCAAATCCTTACGGAGGGTAATCAATCAAAATCGCTTTTCCGTAGCCATTAATCAAGATTTTTTAGGAGTATGTTGTGGTTGTGCGCAAAGAGAAACCACATGGATTTCACCAGAATTAATTCAAATTTACCTAGAATTAAATAAAGCAGGATGGGCTTATAGCTTTGAAACTTGGCAAGATGGAAAACTGGCAGGGGGAATTCTCGGCATTGTAATTAGAGGGGCATTTATTGGAGAATCAATGTTTTATCATATACCAGATGCTTCAAAGGTAGCAATGGTAAAATTAGTGGAACATCTAAGACAAAGAAATTTTATTCTGTTTGATGCTCAGATGCAAAACCCTCATTTAGAAAGATTTGGTTCTTATATTATCGATAATCGTAAGTATATGGGTTTATTGGCAAAAGCCCTTGAAGCTAGTTGTGATTTTATCTAG